GttcaattctcttttccaatcagaaacaaaagctATCTACATTCCTCTACTCATAGTAGATCAACAAGATGAGCCATCTACCACCGACTCAGCAGTAGAAACTTCGCTTCCTTTGCTAAAATTCATTAATGAGTGCTCGAACTTTCTAATTCAGCACCTCTCGCTGCATAAACAATATCTTACAGAATCGGTCTGTCTTCAACTTGTGTACTGCTCGTTTCGTCTTTGCGACGCTAATCAAAACTTCCATCACCTATTCATTAACAAACTATTAGAATCATCTCTTTTCACAAAGGAAGCATTAAACTTGGCTATCGCCAAAAGACTAGAGCTTGCTGCCAGATACTAACATAACCGTTTTTCCTCCCAAGagcaataaaaaaaaaacacagagAAAATACATAGACGGCATCTCGAGTTCAGTCAGCCAAGAAACTGGTATTCGCgactattttttttctcgatttcttctcgtactatatattacatatataccCTACACAAGCATGtacaaaccaaaaatatataatcTGTTATACTATCTCTCTCTGCCTTCCATTCTTTTGCAGTATTTGTCTTACTCGAGCTAATACTGAAAATTAAGGGTGCGGCTTCTATGCATTTGCTAATTCTTCCATATCCTTTATTTAATACtgaacagaaaaaaaattatatatataaatataatcaTCATTTCCCATATAAACCGAAAGAATAGAGCAATATAAGAAATCAAAGTTTCTTTATTACTAATAATCGGTAAGCTTTGCTTTGAGTTTAAAGTTTGGAAAAGTTTGTGACGCTCGTGATTGAGTATATTACATCCGAACTAGGATTGCTTGTGTTATAATATAGAATTTCAGGGTTAAGGctgtttttgattcttgCAACCATTTTATTGTAGCCTTTGCAAGTAACTCTGCTACCAGTTTCACCTTATTGTTTGAATCATCCGGCACGATATGGGGCAAGTGGATCCTAGGACAGACAAGCCATTGCCTGTTGGGACTTCCTCGCCAGGAACTGCTGCTAGTCCAGAAAAAAATCCCCTTTTACAGGCCAAGGAAGAAGCTAAAACAAAGGCTTCTAAAGATGAAAAGCCTTCGCAACTGAAAGAACATGAAACTAACGAAACTGAAAATAAGGTTCCTGATGTAATTCCTGCCACTGCAGCACAAGAAAATGTAGATTTACCACCTCCTAACGAGGAGGGTGCAGTAGGTACAGTTCCAGTGGAAAAAATTAACCcagaaaaattgaagagagcACCACCACGCAAGCAGAACAAATTGGAGACTTCTATTGACACTGCAAAGTACCAAGCTGATCAGCAAAAAATAGGATCTTTGGAGAAGGAGtttgagaaagaaaaccCAGATTATTTGTTCCCTTGGTACTCTGTTGGTGGATTTGATGCTAATAAATCATCCTCaaagcaattgaagaacaCTCGTGTTGTCAAGTCTTATGTTGTGGAAAATTACTATAACGATTGGTATTGTAACACCGTTGGTGTTGTAGGAActtgtttttttgcatGGTTGCTCTCCTATTTGAATTTCTCGTGGTGGTCGTTAGGGTTCGTCTTTTTCTGTACTGCATCGGTGTACAGAAGCGAATTCCGTCGATTCAATAGAAACTTGCGTGATGACTTTAAAAGAGTGGTTGTTCATGAAACTTTGAGTGAGAAGACTGAGTCATCCTTATGGTTAAACTCTTTCCTCTCTAAGTTTTGggttatatatatgccAATGCTATCGAAGCAAGTCAAGGCTGCCGTAAATCCTCAATTGGCAGGTGCTGCTCCTGGGTATGGTATAGATGCATTGAGTTTGGATGAATTTACTCTTGGTAGTAAGGCGCCAGCTATCGACGCAATCAAGTCTTATACAAAAAAGGGAGACAAAACCGTTGAAATGGATTGGACATTCTCTTTTACTCCAAATGACGAATCAAACATGACTTCGAATCAAGTTAAAAGTAAGATCAACCCAAAGATTTCCTTGGGTGTCACTGTGGGAAAAGGTATTGTGTCAAAGACCTTGCCCATTTTAGTTGAAGATATTAATGTCGCTGGTACTGCTCGTATTACCCTCAAGTTTGGAGATGTCTTCCCTAATATCAAAactgtttctgtttctatGTTAGAACCTCCGTTAATCGATTTTGCCTTGAAGCCGGTTGGTGGTGATACGTTAGGCTTGGATATCATGTCTTTCTTACCTGGTTTGAAAACATTTGTGAAGAGCATGATTAACTCCAATGCTGGTCCAATGCTATATGCACCAAATCattttgatgttgatgtaGAAGAAATTATGGCTGCTCAATCTAATGATGCAATCGGTGTTGTTGCAGTGACCATTGACTCTGCTGCAGATTTGAAGACAACTGATTTCTTATCTACTTCAGTGGATCCATACATCAAGTTTGAAGCTGAAAAGGGAATTATAGGCAATGACTCTAACATTCGTACAGCTATAAAGTCTGATAACAAAAATCCTCGTTGGAATGAAACGAAATACTTGTTAGTAAACACGTTAGACCAAAAATTGACCTTCAATTGCTTTGATTTCAATGATGTGAGAAAGGATGCTCTAATCGGGTCATTTGACTTTGATCTATCCGACCTCTATCAAAAGCCTGCGCAAGAACATTTGACTAGAGACTTGCTCTCTAAGGGCAAATCTAGGGGTGTTTTAAACTATAGTATTAATTGGTTCCCGGTTATCAAAaatgaggatgatgatgacgttTCTGAAGAGAAAAGTGATATTGATACTAAGGAGTTGGACTCTGAGGACGATGACAAGGAAAAGGAGGCAAGCGACTCTGATGTTGGTATTTTCAAGTTTACACTCCATAAtgtgaaatatttgaacAAGGCTTCTGCCCTGACAGGATTCTTATCTCCTTTCGCAGAGCTATATCTTGACGGTAAAAAGGTCAAGACCTACAGAACTTTGAGAAGAATTAATGAACCCTCTTGGGAAGAAAGTATTGAAGTATTGGTTCCTTCTGTTTCTAAGTCAGAAATAGCACTCAAGGTGTTTGATCAACAACTAACAGGAGATATGTTGTTAGCTGAATACTCTGCTCCAATGGAAGATGTTATTTCGTTATCTGAACAAGCTCAAACATATGTGAAAGCTTCCCCTCAAGgtgaaatatatatctcttcaAGCTGGAAGCCTGTTGCTATGACTGGTGCTTTCAATGTCAGCGACAAAATTCGTGAACCATTAGGTGCTCTTAGACTCCATCTAAAAGAAGCTGTTATCCACGAAAGTGATTTGTCTGGTGTTGGTGATATAGATCCATTTGTTACTGTAACATCTAATAAGAGTATGTTCTATAGAACTAACTATTTCTCTGATACAAAAACACCAATATTCAATAGCGTTGTCTATGTCCCAATTACTTCGGAAAACCAAAGTATAACTATAAATTTGGTTGACTATCAAAAAATGTCTAAAGATAGACATTTGGGTTCCTACCACTTCTCTGCTTCTAAGTTAATTAAAAAAGATCCTAAGACCCAAAGGTTCATTGCATCCTTTAATGGAGAAGAACAAATAAAATGTTCTTTGTTAAATCGTAAAGGAAGAGTTATGAGATCATATATCAATGTCGGCTGTTCAGTAGTTTCTACTATACCAGTTTATTATCCCCACGAACTACCAGAAGTTGagaaacttgaagaaaacctcaagaagaagagggaAGAATTCGAGGCCGAGCAAGctgaattgaagaaacaaatgGATAGTAATCCTAAGGAATACGAAATGATTGAGGTTGAAGATAAATTTGAGAAGGACATGCAAAGAATcaatagaaaagaaaagatgtCCTTCGAAGAACTTATCAAAACAAACTCTGGTACGTGCTCTTTCCAAATCATTGATTCATCGTTCACAAGGCCTTCTGTATACTTACAAATTCTCTATGATGATGTTTCATACCCGGCTCTTACTTCtcagaaatcaaaatcagGGAAAATACCTGTAGAGTTTGGAAGCTTCTTCGTCCGTGATTTAAAGAATAGTATTATGACCTTCAGATTATCAAAAAAGCCAATTGTgaaggaaaaggatgaCATAATTTCTGAGCAGACCGTTTCCACATTCGACCTTTTAAAGAAAGGTCTGACTGAGGCAAGTACTGTATCAATAAAGGATGGTTCAAAGATTAAGGTGAGATTCTATTTCAACCCATCTGTGTCCAAATTGCCTCCTTCTGAAACAGTTACAGATACAGGTATTCTCCAAACTACATTCGTCTCGGCGGAGAATGTTCTGGCTAGTGATCGTAACGGTAAATCCGACCCAATGATCATTGTTAAAATAGATGGAGGGAAAGTATTTCAATCTTCTGTGGTTAAGAAAACGCTTAACCCTGTCTGGAATGAAAAAGCCAAAATTCTTGTCCCATCTAGGAGTAGAAGTGATGTTCTTGTCCAAGTTTATGACTGGGATAGGGCAGTTTCTAATGATTTATTAGGTGAGGTTAAATGGGATGTCCAAGATTTGGTGCctaacaaagaaacaacacTATCTTTCAACTTGAAACCACAAGGGACTTTACATGTTAAAGCCACCTTTGTTCCTAAATATATTCCACCTACCGTAGAAGTGACTGAAGGTAATTTAGCTAAAAAGACTGTTGGTAATGTCGCAAATCTGGGTGTTGGTGCCGTCAGTGGTGTTGCACAAGTAGGAAGTGGTGTTGCCGGTGCTGGTGTAGGTGCTGTCTCTGGAGGATTGTCTAAAGGTGGGCGCTTATTGAAAGGTATTAGTGGAATCAAATCTAGGAGTGCTGACAGCAAAGATGTTAACGAAGACGAGCACTCGGTGACATCTGACGTGACAAATTTTGGATTCGACCCATCAGTTCCAAACACATCTTACGCGCCAGTCCGTCCACAAACGGCTCCTACGGCATCAACGAAGGAGGCTTCCAGTATCCAAGGTCCGCCTGGTGCAATTCATAAAAGAAATGTTTCAGGAACCAGTAACCATTCCCGTGCTACTATCCCGGGAAGTCACAGTGGTAAAGTTACAATCGTTGGTGCTGAAAATTTGGGTAAATCTGTTCAGGTGAGAGTTTCTATCACTCAAGGTGGAAGAATGAAACACTTGCACAGAACTCATGAGCGTAAAAGCGATGACAAAGGTACCTGTCATTTCGATGAGACAGTGAATTTCAAGGCCACTGGAGATGCGGTTATTGTATTTGGAGCTGTTGCTCACCATACTTTCAGTAAGGATACTGAATTAGGTGTGTCACAAATTAGCTTGAGCGACCCACAACTTCATCAAGATGGACAAATTGGATTAAGACTGGGTAATGGTCACATTATCTTCAAGATAAAGTATCCTTTGGATGGAGAAGTTCCACCAACTCCTCAAATCCCAGAGAAGTACAAATAAAGACTTTAATCTCAATATAAGAGATCCATATTTTACAGACGATACGCTATATAtcgtatatatatgtatgtatgtcTTACTACATTGTATTCTGAAAGAATATTGTACGGTTCGATTACCATCAACAGCTTCGTAAATTTAATCGCTATCGTATTATGACTTAATACTTGGAACAGGGGTACGTCTCTTACAGTGTAGtcatatatgtatttgCAGGCATATGTATTGTATCCCTTATTACTTGAGGACCTAAATATGAAAGCGCAACATCAAATTATTGGGACTGTTCCACCCATACATCCCAATATTCCctagttttgtttttcatatttctctttttggtaaattctttttttgtgaTCAGAAAGAAATTCTCGGAAGCAGGTAGCCTCGCAAAGTAGATGGAGGAATCCACTCTGGAGCGTGCGTCTGGTTGCACGCACTCACTGTGCGAagctttctttcttcccGCTGGGACGTCGTGCTGCTTCCTACCACCAGTTACTGTTGCTTGCCAGTAGGGAAGGCTCACGCCGACGCTACCAGAGGGGGCACTGACTAGCTGTCACTGTCCATCCTCCGTTCCACTCCCTCTAGCCAGGAGTAGCTGGCCAGGAAGCTAGGCTGGGAATCAATACCTTGGCTGCGGAGGCGGTTCCCCTCCAGTGGGCATGCAATCCACAGAGTGAGACTGCACGAACTTGCTTCCTCTCTCGCACCAGCTTGGATTGGAGTTTTGCATTCAATcattaaacaaaaaagtgttgataATCAATGTACATGTGTATTCTATAGTATTAGACAGTGTAATTCTTAAGCGAAAGAAGACCAAGCACACAGATATATCAACAAGATGGCTCAAGTATGTGAGGAATAAGTGCTAGGCGTGAAACCATAGAAAATACAGACGTTAAGGGGATTATTGGAGGCCgaaatgaaaatatcaacGCAAGTTAAATGATTTAAGAATAAGCAATCAAGACAATGAGGATAAGTGCTTTGTATCACTTAAGGAGATACAGTAATAGCAAACTACCATACTTATGAAAATTACTCGATGCTACGGGTTAGTGGGTGCAATATGACATAAATATTATAAATCTGGTACGGAAACAATAATGAATATAATTCAAATGAACATTAATCGACACTGATAGCTAGATAATGTCTTTCAATGGAACAAAATTTTTATTGCTGGAGATACAGGCGTTAGGCTTACTATGACTTGATGGGATATTCATTGCATTATATGcctcttttctttcccgATAACATTTGGATTTCTACTTGGCTTTCACGCTTACGATGAAGAGAGTGGCGTCTACCAATAACTGGACGGTACGTCCAGTAATGGGAGATGTTACTCTTTTCTGACTTCTTAACCCatttggaattttttttactaacatcatttgataatttcGTACTGAAATTATGTTTATTTGTACAGGCTCAAAAGTGGTATCCagctgaagaagttccAGCTCCAAAGCAAACCAGAAAGGCCGCCAGACCACAAAAGTTGCGTGCCTCCTTGGTCCCAGGTACCGTCTTGATTTTGTTGGCTGGTCGTTTCAGAGGTAAGAGAGTTGTTTACTTGAAGCACTTGGAAGACAACACCTTGTTGGTTTCCGGTCCATTCAAGGTCAACGGTGTTCCATTGAGAAGAGTTAACGCTCGTTACGTCATTGCTACCTCTACCAGAATCTCCTTGGAAGGTGTTAAcgttgaaaagttcaacgTTGCTTACTTCGCCAGAGAAAAGTTGTCCAGAAAGCAAAGAGCTGAagccaacttcttcaacgaagaccaaccaaagaaggaaatcaaggctgaaagaattgaagacCAAAAGAACATTGACAAGGCTTTGTTGGCTGAAATCAAGAAGACCCCATTGTTGAAGCAATATTTGGCTGCTACCTTCTCCTTGAAGAGCGGTGACAAGCCTCACTTGTTGAAATTCTAAGAAAGCGTAAACGAATTAAACTTTAAGCTACTTTGTTATATATTAACATAACTTTTATATCTTAAGGGTATTGAGTCCCTTTCTAGTGTTTGCAACATTATCTGTATCTACAGTCACATTATATTAATCTAATTGGATTTCACTAATATCCGCCTAAACGGAAGATATAGATAGGGTTCATTGTTTCTAAGAAAATCTGTTAATCGACTCGGTCTTTCTATGTGCCCTCTTCCATGTGGCTCTCGGCTTCATATTCAGCATCTATATATGATGGTCACGtgtggaaaagaaacgcTGCTAGagaacttttcttttggaaaattttcaagttttcacTTTTTAAGGTtgagaaagaaatgaaatgtGCAGAAGGTATATAAGAGGCGAGATGAGCTGCGATGAGCTACACGTTCGATGTTTAATATCAATTTATATAGCTTTTAGAGAATATAGGCGACGACtaaaaatcaagaaatcaacCACATCTAATAAAACATGTCTGACTTACTACCTTTAGCTGCATACAACTTGAACATTGAGCCATACACTCCAACCCCAGCCATTGATGTTACCACACCAGTTACTGTGCGTATCACCATGGCTGCCATTGACCCAGAAGCTTTGGACGATGAAGCTAATCCATCTACTTTGAGAATCATCAAGAGAAACCCAGATTTcgatgatgaggatgatgcCGATGCTTTGTTGGGTGACtacgatgaagatgaattaGATGTctctgaagaagaggaagaggaagaagaggaagaagagaagccAAAGGATAAGAAGTCTAAGTCTAAGTCTAAGTCTAAGTctaagaaggaagaatCAGAAGATGAACTAGAAGATGAGTccgatgaagacgatgaagaaggtgatgaagatgatgaattccAAGAATTTGTTTTGGCAACTTTGTCCCCAAAGACTCAATACCAACAATCTTTGGATTTGGTCATtgctccagaagaagaagttcaatTCATCGTTACCGGTTCATACCGTGTTTCTCTAACTGGTAACTTTGTTAAGCATCCATTCGACACTCCAGACtacgatgaagatgatagtgaagaaggtgaagaaagctacgatgaagatgaagatgactaCTTGACCCCAGATGAAGATGCCGACTTGGAAGAGCTGGAAGAAGCCAGTGACATCGAAGCTAAGATCCAAGAACTAGTTGAAAAGGAACAATCTAAGAGcaagaaaaacaacaagagaaagcAACCtgaaccagaagaagaggaagaggaagaggaacaagaagctccagctccagtCGAAGAAACTAAGAAAGCTAAGAAGgctaagaaggaaaagaaggtcGAATTCAAGAAGGACCTAGAAGAAGGCCCAACCCCAgctaagaaggaagaaaagaaggaaaagaaagaaaagccaaagaCTAAGGTACTTGAAGGTGGTATCATCGTCGAAGATCGTGTCGTTGGTACCGGTAAGGCCTGTAAGAAGGGTTCCAAGGTCGGTATGAGATACATCGGTAAACTAAAGAACGGTAAGGTCTTCGACAAAAATACCAGTGGTAAGCCATTTGTATTCAACTTGGGCCGTGGTGA
This genomic interval from Kluyveromyces marxianus DMKU3-1042 DNA, complete genome, chromosome 4 contains the following:
- the FPR3 gene encoding peptidylprolyl isomerase FPR3; this encodes MSDLLPLAAYNLNIEPYTPTPAIDVTTPVTVRITMAAIDPEALDDEANPSTLRIIKRNPDFDDEDDADALLGDYDEDELDVSEEEEEEEEEEEKPKDKKSKSKSKSKSKKEESEDELEDESDEDDEEGDEDDEFQEFVLATLSPKTQYQQSLDLVIAPEEEVQFIVTGSYRVSLTGNFVKHPFDTPDYDEDDSEEGEESYDEDEDDYLTPDEDADLEELEEASDIEAKIQELVEKEQSKSKKNNKRKQPEPEEEEEEEEQEAPAPVEETKKAKKAKKEKKVEFKKDLEEGPTPAKKEEKKEKKEKPKTKVLEGGIIVEDRVVGTGKACKKGSKVGMRYIGKLKNGKVFDKNTSGKPFVFNLGRGEVIKGWDIGVAGMAVGGERRIVIPAPYAYGKQALPGIPANSELTFDVKLVSLK
- the RPL6A gene encoding 60S ribosomal protein eL6, which encodes MLLFSDFLTHLEFFLLTSFDNFVLKLCLFVQAQKWYPAEEVPAPKQTRKAARPQKLRASLVPGTVLILLAGRFRGKRVVYLKHLEDNTLLVSGPFKVNGVPLRRVNARYVIATSTRISLEGVNVEKFNVAYFAREKLSRKQRAEANFFNEDQPKKEIKAERIEDQKNIDKALLAEIKKTPLLKQYLAATFSLKSGDKPHLLKF
- the TCB3 gene encoding Tcb3p produces the protein MGQVDPRTDKPLPVGTSSPGTAASPEKNPLLQAKEEAKTKASKDEKPSQLKEHETNETENKVPDVIPATAAQENVDLPPPNEEGAVGTVPVEKINPEKLKRAPPRKQNKLETSIDTAKYQADQQKIGSLEKEFEKENPDYLFPWYSVGGFDANKSSSKQLKNTRVVKSYVVENYYNDWYCNTVGVVGTCFFAWLLSYLNFSWWSLGFVFFCTASVYRSEFRRFNRNLRDDFKRVVVHETLSEKTESSLWLNSFLSKFWVIYMPMLSKQVKAAVNPQLAGAAPGYGIDALSLDEFTLGSKAPAIDAIKSYTKKGDKTVEMDWTFSFTPNDESNMTSNQVKSKINPKISLGVTVGKGIVSKTLPILVEDINVAGTARITLKFGDVFPNIKTVSVSMLEPPLIDFALKPVGGDTLGLDIMSFLPGLKTFVKSMINSNAGPMLYAPNHFDVDVEEIMAAQSNDAIGVVAVTIDSAADLKTTDFLSTSVDPYIKFEAEKGIIGNDSNIRTAIKSDNKNPRWNETKYLLVNTLDQKLTFNCFDFNDVRKDALIGSFDFDLSDLYQKPAQEHLTRDLLSKGKSRGVLNYSINWFPVIKNEDDDDVSEEKSDIDTKELDSEDDDKEKEASDSDVGIFKFTLHNVKYLNKASALTGFLSPFAELYLDGKKVKTYRTLRRINEPSWEESIEVLVPSVSKSEIALKVFDQQLTGDMLLAEYSAPMEDVISLSEQAQTYVKASPQGEIYISSSWKPVAMTGAFNVSDKIREPLGALRLHLKEAVIHESDLSGVGDIDPFVTVTSNKSMFYRTNYFSDTKTPIFNSVVYVPITSENQSITINLVDYQKMSKDRHLGSYHFSASKLIKKDPKTQRFIASFNGEEQIKCSLLNRKGRVMRSYINVGCSVVSTIPVYYPHELPEVEKLEENLKKKREEFEAEQAELKKQMDSNPKEYEMIEVEDKFEKDMQRINRKEKMSFEELIKTNSGTCSFQIIDSSFTRPSVYLQILYDDVSYPALTSQKSKSGKIPVEFGSFFVRDLKNSIMTFRLSKKPIVKEKDDIISEQTVSTFDLLKKGLTEASTVSIKDGSKIKVRFYFNPSVSKLPPSETVTDTGILQTTFVSAENVLASDRNGKSDPMIIVKIDGGKVFQSSVVKKTLNPVWNEKAKILVPSRSRSDVLVQVYDWDRAVSNDLLGEVKWDVQDLVPNKETTLSFNLKPQGTLHVKATFVPKYIPPTVEVTEGNLAKKTVGNVANLGVGAVSGVAQVGSGVAGAGVGAVSGGLSKGGRLLKGISGIKSRSADSKDVNEDEHSVTSDVTNFGFDPSVPNTSYAPVRPQTAPTASTKEASSIQGPPGAIHKRNVSGTSNHSRATIPGSHSGKVTIVGAENLGKSVQVRVSITQGGRMKHLHRTHERKSDDKGTCHFDETVNFKATGDAVIVFGAVAHHTFSKDTELGVSQISLSDPQLHQDGQIGLRLGNGHIIFKIKYPLDGEVPPTPQIPEKYK